Genomic DNA from Naumovozyma dairenensis CBS 421 chromosome 11, complete genome:
AcctgatgaagaaaatttggCTGAGTATACGTCGAtattatgaatattttaatgcATCCCCTGTTCTGGCGCCAGGGTCAAGACATTGTATAAAAAGTGAAACTTAACTACGCAATCAACGTATCAAACGTGGGCTCTGACTGGCTGATACTCAAAGGATTACAGGTTTGAATAttactttttctttacttAATTTGAAGAGTTATAATTACAAAAAAGTGTTACATTTACTATGCTTTGATGTATCTAGTGAATACATAAAGttattctattatttttcttgaatcaAAACGTTTACTTCGGTGTGTCATTAAACGATAATGGGAAAGTGATGTTTATTGGTGTTGAGCTTTTTCCTGAATTTGCTTTCAGAGGTTCTTGTGACGTCGCCCTTGGTACTTTATTCACCGGAGCATTAACTTCTCTAGATACTTGCGGAGGAGCCGGTACCTGTGAAGTTTGTTGAAGTTGATGTGATAATGAAGTCTGCTTTGGAACAGGTCCAATTGGTGTATGCGATTGTAATGAGCTGTTGTCACGGAACGGTAGTGATACAGGTGGCGTTGCGGTCGCACTTACTGATGTATTTCTTTGCAAATTCTCGTTGGTTGTACCCGTATTTGTAATATTCTGCGGGAGTGGCTGTAATGTTACTTTTTGTTCCTCTTGTTTCATGCTCTTCGGTTTGATGGAAATGAGTAGGGACTGCCCTGGAATATGATCGATAATATAACAACGTGGCATCTGCGGCTTAGGTCTCTCTGGCCTTTGTTTATATTCGACAACCGTTTTTAAATCATAAGAGTACACAGAGGGCCCAAGATCTATTCCACCTGGCATTAAAGTACTTCTCACTGGGGTCCTAAATGTTCTTGGGATATCTGCTATATCAGGTAATAAAATTTCCGTCGGCAAAGTATTGGAGACTGACCCTGAAGCTTGTAAGTTAGAATTGAGAGTGGAATTGGAATCGCCACGGAGATTAGATGAACtatctaatttattatttagtAACATGGCACCACGTCTGTTGGAACGACCTTGTCTTCTCTTACGTCTTGTATCTCtatctttatctttttcCAATCTTTCTAATTCAGCAATAGATATTTGTATCAAATTTGGTGTATAATTTTTAGAATCTGCTGGTGGTCTCAATACATCAGCAATGGTTAACGTAGGTAGAATTCTACTTCTAATATCGTCATCACTAATTGGTGAGCCATCAAAATTATACCCTAAAATTGCTAACGACTTATGATACATATGAACTTGTTCTCGGATGGAATGAGAAATTGCAGTTTGAAATTCGCCAGGTAACTCTAATTCTTGACATAAATTTTCTGCAAATTCCTCTGGGCAATTTTCAGTATTGGAAATGTCCCATTcaaattgatcaattaattgattttgtCCCACGACAATATCTAGCttaattttaattcttAAGTCATCACCACctaatttttgtttcttacCACCTCTCATCTTAATCAAAgttttattgttatatGGGTTTGATTGATACTCCATTATTTGCTCCTGGATGgaattaataatagtatcaatgaatttatctAAATATCGGTCATTATCAGTATCTACTTTAGATGATTCTGGAACGTATTGGAAATCATGAATCATATCGGTGACAAActctttcaaatcaatCAATGTATCGTTCTTATTCCATAGTAAAGTATCTCTTAAAAAAAACTTATCTTTCTCTACATCAAATTCTAACCTAATTGGAACTAATTCTTCCAATCCATCCacgtcatcatcattagcATCCATTACAGCGGCAGCATCCTTGACATCATGTCGTTCTTTAAATATTGGTTGTTTCAAAGAATCATACAACATAATAGGATCATATGAGACCGGAGGATGATCCAGATCGATTCTTCTTCCCTGTGAAGgtgaaataatattagtagtagtattagTGATTCCGTTCCCATACCCACGATAACCATAACCCCAAATACTCGCTGCGGGTTTATTTTGTGATGTCGATGTGATTGATTTCATCCTTGTTGATTTAActtcttgataatattttaaatgtGTCCATAATTTGTTTATgtattcattattacttAGACCATGGATACTGGTAGGTTCTGTTCCTATGATTTGTGTTTCTGTGGATTGTTTGTTTAATCTGTCTCtttgaattatttgttcatataataatgtgTCTGTCTTGATGGGTTCTGATAAGGATGATATGTATGTGGACCAATATGTATCGAAAGGTAATTTTGTTTCTGGTGGATCGTAGGGGATTGTTCTGAACTTGGGTAATTCTAATGGTTTAGGGAGTGGTTGTGTCAATTGCGCTGTTGCAGTTGGTATACTTTTTCCCTTgagattattattcattgcTGTGTTAGCAGTTGTGCTCGTTTCCTTTGGTTGTTTTGCTCTTGATACTCTTGGtttcttcgtcttcttAGGTGCTGTAGCAACGGTGTTATTTGGTGGGGCTTGCGGTTGTGGTTGTGGTTGTAGTTGTGGATGCTGCTGTTGCAGTTGTGCTTGCGGTTGTATTGTTGCCATGGTAGATTGAGGAGTTCCTTGTTGTGACAGCCGCTGTTGTTGTGCTTGTTGTGTTTGGAACGGCatttgttgctgttgtaTTTGTTGTGGTGGAACAGAAGCATATGGAGATTGTATAGATGGAGTCCCTCTATTCGATGGatgttgctgctgttgttgttgttgttgttgctgctgctgttgctgctgttgctgctgttgtAGTTGGATTTTTCGcattatttgttgttgagcCATCGTTACAGCTGCAACAAGAGCAGAATTTTCTTTAGCTAAAGccttttcctttaaattttgtaaaatcaTATGCTGTTCAGGTAATGGTAGTTGACTAATTTGTGGAGGtatattgaaattcaatactggttgttgctgttgttgcgGTTGTGGTTGCTGCggctgctgttgttgctgctggGCCTGGTTTTGCATGGATATACCcatgttattatttgtagtCGTATTTGGAGGAGATTGATTATTGGGCATTGATGGACCGCTTGAAGTATGTCTCATGGTCGGtgtattattgttatcattcctttgttgttgttgctgttgctgctgGATACGACTAATTAATAGTTGTTGATGTTTCTGTTGtatcatttgaatttgagTTGGGTTCAAACTTTGTAGGAATTGTTGTGGTAATTGAGATAAACTAAAGGATGGAGTTCCAAGGTTGCTAAAGAAATTAGCTGTGGACATGTTTCCGCCGGCGCCACCACTGCCACCGCTATTATTGTTGCTGTTATTgctattgttattgttattcaTTCTCGTAATGGTGATACATATGTAGTATATGAAATAGCACTTCTCTTCCTCCCTTGTTCGTTTGTTTCGCTGTTTGTCTATTGATATGCTCAAATCAagtctttatttttatgtttttgtttaagtttttttattactgTACGTATTTGTCGATCGATGTTAAACAATACTGAAAAATCATAGAATTGATATTAACGTATATACGTATGTACGTATTACATAACAAA
This window encodes:
- the SNF5 gene encoding Snf5p (similar to Saccharomyces cerevisiae SNF5 (YBR289W); ancestral locus Anc_2.523); translation: MNNNNNSNNSNNNSGGSGGAGGNMSTANFFSNLGTPSFSLSQLPQQFLQSLNPTQIQMIQQKHQQLLISRIQQQQQQQQRNDNNNTPTMRHTSSGPSMPNNQSPPNTTTNNNMGISMQNQAQQQQQQPQQPQPQQQQQPVLNFNIPPQISQLPLPEQHMILQNLKEKALAKENSALVAAVTMAQQQIMRKIQLQQQQQQQQQQQQQQQQQQQHPSNRGTPSIQSPYASVPPQQIQQQQMPFQTQQAQQQRLSQQGTPQSTMATIQPQAQLQQQHPQLQPQPQPQAPPNNTVATAPKKTKKPRVSRAKQPKETSTTANTAMNNNLKGKSIPTATAQLTQPLPKPLELPKFRTIPYDPPETKLPFDTYWSTYISSLSEPIKTDTLLYEQIIQRDRLNKQSTETQIIGTEPTSIHGLSNNEYINKLWTHLKYYQEVKSTRMKSITSTSQNKPAASIWGYGYRGYGNGITNTTTNIISPSQGRRIDLDHPPVSYDPIMLYDSLKQPIFKERHDVKDAAAVMDANDDDVDGLEELVPIRLEFDVEKDKFFLRDTLLWNKNDTLIDLKEFVTDMIHDFQYVPESSKVDTDNDRYLDKFIDTIINSIQEQIMEYQSNPYNNKTLIKMRGGKKQKLGGDDLRIKIKLDIVVGQNQLIDQFEWDISNTENCPEEFAENLCQELELPGEFQTAISHSIREQVHMYHKSLAILGYNFDGSPISDDDIRSRILPTLTIADVLRPPADSKNYTPNLIQISIAELERLEKDKDRDTRRKRRQGRSNRRGAMLLNNKLDSSSNLRGDSNSTLNSNLQASGSVSNTLPTEILLPDIADIPRTFRTPVRSTLMPGGIDLGPSVYSYDLKTVVEYKQRPERPKPQMPRCYIIDHIPGQSLLISIKPKSMKQEEQKVTLQPLPQNITNTGTTNENLQRNTSVSATATPPVSLPFRDNSSLQSHTPIGPVPKQTSLSHQLQQTSQVPAPPQVSREVNAPVNKVPRATSQEPLKANSGKSSTPINITFPLSFNDTPK